TGTCTTGCGCGGTGCGCCCGCCAAGCATAGAACAGCTGACCATCACGCCGTCGAGCTGGTAGTTATCCACAGGAAAGCCGCGCGAATAGTATTCCGCATCGCTCACGCCGGGTATGGAATCGTTAATTACCGTAATGCCCGGGGTTTCTTCGAGAATATCGTTGAGGTTTTGCAGGTTCTGATCCTGCATCTGCTGCTGGGTGAACACGCTGATGCTCTGCGGCGTTTCTTTGAGTTTCAAATCGAGCTTGGCAGCGGAGGTGCTGCCTTTGACGGTGTAATTGTCGCCGCTCTGGCGCGGGGTGTTGCGGCTGCCGCGCACCACCACGGCGGCAACTTTTCCTTCCGCCTCAACGGCTTCGGCGGCGGTGTTCTGCTCGGGCGGCTTGGCCTCTTCGGCCTGCGCATAAGCGGCAAACAGCGCGGCAATCACGACGGGCAGGGTTTTCGGGGACATTCTTTGCTCCTTGTCTGTTGATGTAAAATGCGGTTTACGGGATTTTACAGAAAGAGCCGGGAGATTTTCAAGAATTGGAATCAGTTGGTGGGCGGGTAGGGGTTTTCAGACGGCCTCTGTTGTTCAAGTAGGGTGGGTCTTGACCCACCAAAACCGCCGCAACGCGCCGCTTCCTGCAACGGTGGGTCGAGACCCATCCTACCCGTCGCGCAAAACGCAGAGGCCGTCTGAAAATCGGGTTTGGGGATTTTAACTTCGTTGAAGCCGCACTTTCAGACGGCCTCTGAACTGTGGAAACCGCGTGCGTGGCTGCGCCACACACCCTACGCCAGCCCCAACCGCCGTCATTCCCGCCTGCGCGCACTACTGTCCGGAATAAAAATCCCCACCCCAAAACAAAAAGGTTGCAGCCCAACGTTTTTACGGGTAAACCCCAGAGCGTCAACTCAAAAACATCAGGACTGCAACCATGTACAGCATAAGCCGACTCCAACAAATCATCAAGCCCATCATGCACGGACGCTTCCGGCACCACATCCGCAAATATCAGGCAGACAAACACAATAAAGGCTTCGGCTGCCACAACCTACTGGTTTCCATGGTTTACGCCCACCTCAGCCACAGCAACAGCCTGCGCACCCTGGAACAATCCTTTAACGCCAACAGCAGCCACCACTACCACCTCAACGTCCGCAGCATCCGCCGCTCCACCCTGTCCGAAGCCCTCGCCAAACGCGACACCCGCCCCTTTGCCGATATGCTCGCCGAACTGATGCGCACATGCAGCCGCACCCTGCGCAAACCCACACAAGAAACCGCCGACTTACCCTACCTCATCGATTCCACCCCCATCGCCCTCAAAGGACGCGGCTTTGACCAATGGGTCAGTAACAACGGACGCATTGCTGGTTTAAAGATTCATATACTGATGAACCATGCCAACGGCTGTCCCACCGCCCAAAGCATCACCGATGCCACCATCAACGACATCGACCAACGCCACATCGTGCAGCCTGAAAAAGGCGCGGCCTATGTTTTTGACAAAGGCTATTGCGATGACAACTGGTGGGCAGAACCGGATAACGCAGGAGCCTGTTTCGTTACCCGTCTTAAAGCCAATGCCGCCGTTCAAGTGGTAGAACGCATAACGTCATCTGAAAACCCAAACACCAATGCAACCATCTTGGCAGACGAATACATCCGCTTCAAACACAAGAAGAACAGCAACCGACTCAACCATTACCACAGCAAAACCCTACGCCGCATTACCGTCAAACGCGAAGACAAAGCCCCTTTGGTGCTAGTGAGCAATAACCTGACCGCCCCCGCCCAAGAGATTGCCGATACCTACAAACAACGCTGGCAGATTGAATTACTGTTCAAATGGCTCAAACAACATTTGCAGCTCAAACGCTTTTTCGGACGCAATGCCAATGCGGTGAAACTGCAACTGTTGTGCGCGATGATGGCGTATCTGCTGTTGAAGCTGTACCAACAAAGTACACGAACCTACGACAGCCTGCATTTGCTGTACGCACGGATTGCGGGTTGTTTGTTTGAACGACCGCAAACACTGTATGCCTGCTATGCGCAGCGAAGGCGGGAGAGGGAGGTGTGGATGGAGGCGCAGGAAAGGTTGATTTGATGTCAAGTGTGTAGGGTGTTGATGTTTAAGGGGGATTTATTCCGGACAGTAGTGCGCCTGCGCGGGAATGATGGCGGGTCATACGTAGGGTGCGTCGCCCGAGGCGGCGCACGCGTTCTCTGCCGCACAAAGGCCGTCTGAAAATACAAATTGCGGATTTTCAGTGGAGTAGGTCGGGCATTCATGCCCGACAAACACCGGTAAATTTGAAGGATGTCGGGCATAAATGCCCGATCTACTGAACGTATCGCGCCGTGCCGAACCTGTTGCAGGGCAGCGGGTAGGTTGGGTTGCGAACCCAACATCGGCAGATTACGCGGATGCTGGGTCTCGCCCCGACCTACCTTATTGCCGCGAAGCCCAAACCGCGTGCGTGGCTTGCGCCACACACCCTACCTAAACGGCAGAGGCCGTCTGAAAAAGCAAAACCCGCTTTTCAGACGGCCTCATACCCAAGCAGCCACTAAACCCCCTCCTGCTCCGCCTGATGCCGCCGCAGCCATTCGATTGCGGCGGCTTTTTCCTGCGGGCTGCCGTATTGCGCGTCGCGGCGGTAACGGCGCAGGGCGGCTTTTTGGCGGTCGGCTTCGATTTGCTGCGTTTGGAAACGGGTGCGGTTGGCGGGTGTGCTGCGCTGCGCCTGTTGCGCGTCGGCACGCGCCATGGCCTGCGCAATCAGGCTTGCGGGGTCGAAGGCAGGTTTGGCGGACGGCGCGGCGGCGGGATTTTGGGCGGCGGCGCGGGCGGCGGCTTCTTTGGCGGCGCGCTCGGCCTGTTTTTCCTCCGCCTCGCGGCTTTTGCGCGTTTCGCGGTTCTGCCAGCGGGCGCGGGCGTGGGCGGCGGCGGCGAAACGGGGCGCGAGGCCGGGTGCGGCGAGGCTGCACGCCTGCGGCAGGACGCTGTTTTCAGACGGCCTCATATGGATGCAGTCCACCGGACAGGGGGCGACGCACAGGCCGCAGCCGGTGCATTCTGCGGCGATGACGGTGTGCATGAGTTTGGACGCGCCCATGATGGCGTCCACGGGGCAGGCGCGGATGCAGGCGGTGCAGCCGATGCAGGCGGCTTCATCTATCCACGCCAGCGCGGGGGTTTGGATTTTGACGGGGGCGAGCGGCGGTTTGCCGAGCAATCCGGCGATGTCGCGCATCACGGCCTCGCCGCCGGGGGTGCACAGGTTCACCGCCGCTTCGCCGGCCGCGAGGGCTTGGGCATAGGGCAGGCAGCCGTCGTAGCCGCATTCGCGGCATTGGGTCTGCGGCAGCAGGCGGTCGATTTGGGCGGCACAAGCGGCGGTCATGGCAGGCATCCGTAAACGTAAACGGCGGTATTTTAACAGATTGTCCGTAGCAGCAGCCCGACGCCGTTTTTCAGACGGCCTGCAAACCCGTTTACCCGCCGCAGCGGCAATAAATTAGACAAAAAGTCTTAAAACGAGTTTTCAGACATGGGATGCACACAATTTTTACTTTTTATGTTGTCAAAATGTCCAATTTCAGTATAATCGCGGCTTCTTTAAAGAACTGCCCGATGACGATTGGACAAAACATGCAACTGAACATCGACCGCTTAATCGCCTATTTCGGCGGCGTGAACGCGCTGGCCGAGGCTTTGAAGCAGCAAGACCCCGAAAACGCCGCCAGCACGGCCGCCATCTACAAATGGCGCGTGCGCGGCTCGCTGCCGCTCGCCCAGCTCAACAGGCTGATCGCTCTGGCCGAAGCGCAGGGGCGGCCGTTGGACTTGAATGCCTTTATGCAGCAGCAAACCACCTTGGAGAAAAACACCATGACCACCAGCCAAAACAACCGCGTCATCATATTCGACACCACCATGCGCGACGGCGAACAGTCGCCCGGCGCATCCATGACTAAAGAAGAGAAAATCCGTATTGCTCGCCAGTTGGAAAAAATGGGCGTGGACGTGATTGAAGCAGGCTTTGCCGCCGCCAGCCCGGGCGATTTCGAATCGGTGAACGCGATTGCCAAAATCATCACTAACGCCACCGTCTGCTCGTTGGCACGTGCCGTTGAAAACGATGTCCGCAAGGCGGGCGAAGCCGTTTCCCCCGCGCCGAAAAAGCGCATCCACACCTTCATCGCCACCAGCCCCATCCATATGGAGCACAAACTGAAAATGAAGCCGCAGCAGGTGATTGATGCGGCGGTGAAAGCGGTGAAAATCGCCAAAGAATATACGGATGATGTGGAATTTTCCGCCGAAGACGCGGTTCGTTCCGATTTGGACTTTTTGGCTAAAATTTTTACGGCGGTGATTGAAGCGGGCGCGACCACCATCAATATTCCCGATACCGTCGGCTACTCCATCCCTTCCGTTTGGTATGAGCGTATCAGCAATATCATTAAAAGTGTGCCCAACAGCAATAAGGTCATCTGGTCTACACACTGCCACAATGACTTAGGCATGGCGGTCGCCAATTCGCTGGCCGCCGTTCAGGCAGGCGTGCGCCAGGTGGAATGCACCATCAACGGTTTGGGTGAACGCGCGGGCAATGCCAGCTTGGAAGAAATTGTGATGGCTCTGAAAGTACGCCACGATTTGTTCGGCTTGGAAACGGGCATCGACACCACGCAAATCGTGCCGGCATCGAAACTGGTGTCCACCATTACCGGCTATCCCGTGCAGCCCAACAAGGCGGTGGTCGGCGCAAACGCCTTTGCGCACGAATCGGGCATCCATCA
The window above is part of the Neisseria bacilliformis genome. Proteins encoded here:
- a CDS encoding IS4 family transposase, whose translation is MYSISRLQQIIKPIMHGRFRHHIRKYQADKHNKGFGCHNLLVSMVYAHLSHSNSLRTLEQSFNANSSHHYHLNVRSIRRSTLSEALAKRDTRPFADMLAELMRTCSRTLRKPTQETADLPYLIDSTPIALKGRGFDQWVSNNGRIAGLKIHILMNHANGCPTAQSITDATINDIDQRHIVQPEKGAAYVFDKGYCDDNWWAEPDNAGACFVTRLKANAAVQVVERITSSENPNTNATILADEYIRFKHKKNSNRLNHYHSKTLRRITVKREDKAPLVLVSNNLTAPAQEIADTYKQRWQIELLFKWLKQHLQLKRFFGRNANAVKLQLLCAMMAYLLLKLYQQSTRTYDSLHLLYARIAGCLFERPQTLYACYAQRRREREVWMEAQERLI
- a CDS encoding RnfABCDGE type electron transport complex subunit B codes for the protein MTAACAAQIDRLLPQTQCRECGYDGCLPYAQALAAGEAAVNLCTPGGEAVMRDIAGLLGKPPLAPVKIQTPALAWIDEAACIGCTACIRACPVDAIMGASKLMHTVIAAECTGCGLCVAPCPVDCIHMRPSENSVLPQACSLAAPGLAPRFAAAAHARARWQNRETRKSREAEEKQAERAAKEAAARAAAQNPAAAPSAKPAFDPASLIAQAMARADAQQAQRSTPANRTRFQTQQIEADRQKAALRRYRRDAQYGSPQEKAAAIEWLRRHQAEQEGV
- a CDS encoding 2-isopropylmalate synthase: MQLNIDRLIAYFGGVNALAEALKQQDPENAASTAAIYKWRVRGSLPLAQLNRLIALAEAQGRPLDLNAFMQQQTTLEKNTMTTSQNNRVIIFDTTMRDGEQSPGASMTKEEKIRIARQLEKMGVDVIEAGFAAASPGDFESVNAIAKIITNATVCSLARAVENDVRKAGEAVSPAPKKRIHTFIATSPIHMEHKLKMKPQQVIDAAVKAVKIAKEYTDDVEFSAEDAVRSDLDFLAKIFTAVIEAGATTINIPDTVGYSIPSVWYERISNIIKSVPNSNKVIWSTHCHNDLGMAVANSLAAVQAGVRQVECTINGLGERAGNASLEEIVMALKVRHDLFGLETGIDTTQIVPASKLVSTITGYPVQPNKAVVGANAFAHESGIHQDGVLKHPETYEIMTAESVGWATNRLSLGKLSGRNAFKTKLAELGIALESEEALNAAFARFKELADKKREIFDEDLHALVSDEMGSLHAEIYKFVSQKITTETGEAPRAEIVFNLCGEEKHAVSTGSGPVDAVFKAIESVAQSGAVLQLYSVNAVTAGTESQGETSVRLERAGRVVSGQGADTDILAAAAKAYLAALSKLETGAEKVKAQGGI